In Halorhabdus rudnickae, the following proteins share a genomic window:
- a CDS encoding flippase activity-associated protein Agl23 codes for MSESADAADAPAPGGAVGRITAFVRARPVVVAVVALTIAGLLARFAFLGFRVAHWDEARVAHWVDYTRETGHFTYRYIIHGPFIQHAGRVLFDLLGTNDFATRVPVAIVGGLLPLTALLYRDHLDDIETVVLAAFFSANPVLLYYSRFMRSDLLVATFMFATFGFLLRLQASRKPRYLYAAIVTLALGVASKENAILYVLTWLGASALLLDATMFRPRNYRSGFGFAASKVAAARERVAALNRPTVARYVGHTIALAVVFVGLFVLFFAPRGAGLDGLTYPPTDPSSNVGLWDAVGDPTKLPELVGHTLTYAVPEYVSWGGGVQELTVGDYLTRIGGMARGMALKAAPLVGFAIVGFLRERYAVTESRPLVLFMFYAGGASMVGYPLALSIDTGWAWGMTHVLVPLAIPAAVGLGMVSHWGLDAVRSRDRVDASLAVMVVGLVGLVVVSTALTTAYAPNNRAEDNPIVQYAQPGDNLRPALEQLQTIAAEHNGTDVLIYDGSTDDGGYLRDDPESADFNFRPVCTEWGNTLPLNWYLVAYDAESDCVNDTGTLFERTGGEDPVPVVITRDADSTLSDDALAEDYRDLTYRLRTHGSEATFWIHEDWQSD; via the coding sequence ATGTCTGAGTCTGCAGACGCCGCCGACGCCCCCGCTCCTGGCGGCGCCGTCGGTCGGATCACTGCGTTCGTCCGCGCACGTCCGGTCGTCGTCGCCGTCGTCGCGCTGACGATCGCCGGACTGCTCGCCCGCTTTGCCTTCCTGGGGTTTCGCGTCGCCCACTGGGACGAGGCTCGCGTGGCCCACTGGGTGGATTACACCCGCGAGACCGGTCACTTCACCTATCGGTACATCATCCACGGCCCGTTCATTCAACACGCTGGTCGCGTGCTGTTTGATCTCCTCGGAACGAACGACTTCGCCACGCGCGTCCCGGTTGCCATCGTCGGGGGACTGCTCCCGCTTACCGCCTTGCTGTACCGCGACCACCTCGACGACATCGAGACGGTCGTCCTGGCTGCATTCTTCTCGGCGAACCCCGTCCTGCTGTACTACTCGCGGTTCATGCGCAGCGACCTGCTGGTCGCGACGTTCATGTTCGCCACGTTCGGCTTCCTCCTGCGCCTCCAGGCCTCGCGAAAGCCGCGGTACCTCTATGCGGCGATAGTCACCCTGGCGCTCGGCGTCGCCTCGAAGGAGAACGCGATCCTGTATGTCCTCACGTGGCTCGGGGCCAGCGCGTTGCTGTTGGACGCAACGATGTTCCGACCGCGGAACTACCGGAGTGGGTTCGGATTCGCGGCGAGCAAGGTGGCAGCGGCACGCGAACGAGTCGCCGCCCTGAACCGTCCGACTGTCGCGCGATACGTCGGCCACACCATCGCGCTCGCGGTGGTCTTCGTCGGGTTGTTCGTGCTCTTTTTCGCACCGCGTGGTGCCGGACTCGACGGACTCACCTATCCGCCCACTGATCCGAGTTCGAACGTTGGGCTGTGGGACGCTGTCGGAGATCCGACGAAGCTCCCCGAGCTAGTCGGGCACACACTCACTTACGCCGTCCCCGAATACGTTTCCTGGGGCGGCGGCGTCCAAGAACTCACGGTCGGCGACTATCTGACGCGGATCGGCGGGATGGCCCGGGGGATGGCCCTCAAGGCGGCCCCGCTCGTTGGGTTCGCAATCGTCGGCTTCCTTCGAGAACGATACGCCGTCACCGAGAGCCGGCCGCTGGTGTTGTTCATGTTCTATGCCGGCGGGGCGTCGATGGTCGGGTATCCCCTGGCGCTGTCGATCGATACCGGCTGGGCGTGGGGGATGACCCACGTACTGGTTCCGCTGGCAATCCCGGCCGCGGTCGGTCTTGGGATGGTCAGTCACTGGGGACTCGACGCCGTTCGGTCGAGAGATCGAGTCGACGCCAGCCTCGCGGTGATGGTCGTCGGACTCGTTGGACTGGTGGTCGTCTCGACGGCACTGACTACGGCTTACGCACCGAACAACCGCGCCGAGGACAACCCGATCGTTCAGTACGCCCAGCCAGGGGACAATCTTCGGCCAGCCTTAGAGCAGCTCCAGACGATCGCTGCCGAGCACAACGGGACGGACGTACTCATCTACGACGGGAGTACAGACGACGGTGGCTATCTCAGAGACGATCCCGAGAGTGCCGACTTCAATTTCAGGCCGGTCTGTACCGAATGGGGCAACACGCTCCCGCTGAACTGGTACCTCGTAGCCTACGACGCCGAAAGCGACTGCGTCAACGACACCGGAACGCTCTTCGAGCGGACGGGCGGCGAAGATCCCGTCCCCGTCGTGATCACCCGCGACGCCGATAGCACTCTCTCGGACGACGCGCTGGCGGAGGACTATCGCGATCTCACGTACCGGCTCCGGACGCACGGCTCGGAAGCCACGTTCTGGATCCACGAGGACTGGCAGTCGGACTGA
- a CDS encoding 5-(carboxyamino)imidazole ribonucleotide synthase, producing MQTTLPGPTVGVVGGGQLGRMLGEAAPPLGMDLIVIDPTPEAPAAPVAREQLVADFDDREALRELAERVDYLTYEIELAGTGVLEAVSEETGTPVHPHPDTLRTIEDKLVQKRRLEDAGVPVPRFRGVDSLEELRDALGELGYPAMLKAREGGYDGRGNVPIESPDDVAGAFETIVEAAPDASPADPSGAAMVEAFVDFERELAVMGVQGDGERDTFPVTETIHREEILRETVSPARADPAVRQRAREVALDVLDVMDGRGVFGIELFETADGDVLLNEIAPRPHNSGHWTIEGSLTSQFQQHLRAVAGWPLGATDRRSPTVTANVLGDVEQRQDATLRNVDVVLEADGAAMHYYGKREVHRLRKMGHITAVGDDDAPDELLARTRDIRDKLTFRSD from the coding sequence ATGCAAACGACCCTGCCCGGCCCGACCGTCGGCGTCGTCGGCGGCGGCCAACTCGGACGGATGCTCGGAGAGGCGGCCCCACCACTGGGGATGGATCTGATCGTAATCGATCCGACACCCGAGGCCCCGGCCGCGCCCGTCGCCCGCGAGCAACTCGTCGCCGACTTCGACGACCGGGAGGCACTCCGTGAACTCGCCGAACGCGTCGACTACCTTACCTACGAGATCGAACTCGCCGGGACGGGCGTTCTGGAAGCGGTGAGCGAGGAAACGGGGACGCCGGTCCATCCCCATCCCGACACGCTCCGGACCATCGAAGACAAACTCGTCCAGAAGCGTCGCCTCGAGGACGCGGGAGTTCCGGTCCCGCGGTTCCGGGGCGTCGACTCCCTCGAGGAACTCCGGGACGCACTCGGGGAGTTGGGCTATCCGGCGATGTTGAAGGCCCGCGAGGGCGGGTACGACGGCCGCGGGAACGTCCCGATCGAGTCACCGGACGACGTAGCGGGCGCCTTCGAGACGATCGTCGAGGCCGCTCCCGACGCGAGCCCGGCGGATCCGTCTGGCGCGGCGATGGTCGAGGCCTTCGTCGATTTCGAGCGTGAGCTCGCCGTTATGGGGGTCCAGGGCGACGGCGAGCGCGATACGTTTCCCGTCACCGAGACAATCCACCGCGAGGAGATCCTCCGGGAGACGGTTTCGCCGGCCCGGGCCGATCCCGCGGTTCGTCAACGCGCCCGGGAAGTCGCCCTGGACGTCCTGGATGTGATGGACGGCCGGGGAGTTTTCGGGATCGAGTTGTTCGAGACGGCGGACGGTGACGTCCTGCTCAACGAGATCGCTCCGCGACCGCACAATTCGGGACACTGGACGATCGAAGGCTCGCTGACCTCACAGTTCCAACAGCACCTTCGGGCGGTCGCTGGCTGGCCCCTGGGGGCGACCGACCGCCGCTCGCCGACGGTGACTGCGAACGTCCTGGGCGACGTCGAACAGCGCCAGGACGCGACGCTCCGGAACGTCGATGTCGTTCTCGAAGCCGACGGCGCGGCAATGCATTATTACGGCAAGCGGGAAGTTCATCGCCTGCGGAAGATGGGGCATATCACGGCTGTCGGAGACGACGACGCTCCAGACGAGCTACTCGCACGGACGCGGGATATTCGAGACAAGTTGACATTTCGGTCGGACTGA
- a CDS encoding AIR carboxylase family protein, translating to MTTAQSVHSLIDQLEAEARMDRPTEETPEIGIIMGSDSDLDVMAGSEAGRPGAHDVLTEKLGFEEQTDYEAPPEARFSFETFVVSAHRTPELMYAYAETAEDRGLDVIIAGAGGKSADLPNMTASIAYPLPVIGVPVQEKSVDSVIGMPQGAPLVAVDAGKSFNAALSAVQLLARKHPELRDRLLDYHDGLQQDVGEVSRTLHENGTPDFRDE from the coding sequence ATGACGACCGCCCAGAGCGTCCACTCGTTGATCGACCAACTCGAAGCAGAGGCCAGGATGGACCGCCCGACAGAGGAAACACCGGAGATCGGGATCATCATGGGGTCGGACTCGGACCTCGACGTTATGGCCGGTTCCGAGGCCGGCCGGCCGGGAGCCCACGATGTGTTGACCGAAAAACTGGGCTTCGAGGAACAGACCGATTACGAAGCGCCGCCGGAGGCGCGGTTCAGCTTCGAGACGTTCGTCGTCTCGGCTCATCGGACGCCCGAACTCATGTACGCCTACGCCGAGACCGCCGAGGATCGTGGGCTGGACGTGATCATCGCAGGCGCGGGCGGGAAGAGCGCGGACCTGCCGAACATGACAGCCTCGATCGCCTATCCGCTGCCAGTGATCGGCGTGCCGGTCCAGGAGAAATCCGTCGATTCGGTGATCGGGATGCCACAGGGCGCGCCGCTCGTGGCCGTCGACGCGGGCAAGTCATTCAACGCTGCCCTCTCGGCCGTCCAGTTGCTCGCTCGAAAGCACCCCGAACTTCGGGATCGTCTCCTCGACTATCACGACGGTCTCCAGCAGGACGTCGGCGAGGTTTCGCGGACTC